Genomic segment of Lusitaniella coriacea LEGE 07157:
GTAGTAAAAAGGTCGAACCCAATCGATCGACTAATTTCCCGCTATCGACGACAACAATGAATTCTGCGGCGAGGGAATCGACGACTTTCTCGCGCGTATGTGCGGCACCCCCGCCTTTAATCAGGTTTTTTTGAGGATCGACTTCATCGGCTCCGTCAATAGCGACATCGATGCGATCGATCGCGTCAAGGGTGGTTAAGGGGATGCCATATTGCTTGGCGAGGACTTCTGCTTGGAACGAGGTGGGTACGCCAACGATGTCTTTTAAATCGCCGGATTGCAGTCGGTTCCCTAAAGACTCGATCGCGTAGGCGGTGGTTGACCCGGTTCCCAAACCCACAATTGCACCGGAACTGACGCGGGAAGCGGCGGTTTTGCCCACTTCCTGTTTCATAATCTTGACTGGATCGGTTTCTACTGCCATCTTTTCAATTTTCCTTAAATGTTTAAATCACAAGTTCTCAAACGTTCCATCTCTCACCTCAGCAAAGATGAATTCAAACGCACAGAGCAACCCCAAGGTCAACCTAAACCTTTGGGGAATTCCTACAGTTGGGTTTTGTGGGGACGGTTGCAAAAATTAAGCTAGCTTTGCGAAGGGTCAGTCGCCAGACAAACTTTACCGGTTTTCTTGCTAAAAGCGCAGATTTGATTGCTGAGGGGAGACAGCAATATTTTTACAGCAGGCGGTCTACAACTCAGGCGCGCAATGCCAAAGGGATCGCACCCTATCTTCAACCAAACTTCAAATACTCGACAGAACTTAAGATTTACTCGCTTGAGCAGCCAGCATTTCTTTGAGCTTTGCGAGATCGTCAGCCCAACGGGGATCGGGTTGAACTGAATGATTATCGGAGCTAGAGTGGTTACCTCGGTCTCGCTTAGTTTTATTGTTGCCGCGATCGCGACCCTTCCCGGAAGGAGCGCTGGTATTTGTATTTGTGGTAGCTTCTGGTTTGCCCTTTGCACGAGGTAGCGCTTTTTCGATTTTCAGCGTACTTTCCATAAAGGCTTGACCGTTATGCTTTTCGATCAACTCGTTTGCCATTTCATCGGTGGGTACGGTGACAAAGGCAAATCCTCGGCACTTCCCGGTTTTGCGATCTTTGATCACTTTAGTGGAAACTGCATCGCCTGCTTCTGCAAAGACAGCTTGCAAGTCCTGTCGTTCTATGGGTTCTTTTGGCAAGTTACCCACGTAAAGACGAATAGACATTATATAGAAACCTCCAATTTGGAATCAGTAAAAAACTTTATTAGCCTAGAGTCAGTTCGATGCAACTCTCGGACAATGAAATAGATTAGCAACTTTGATAGTTCTTCAACTATCCCGACTATTTTTGTTGAGCGGAGCAAATGCCTTGAGTTTCGCTGAGACACTTCCTTCTTTATACTATGCTCGTGATACTTTATTGCCAAAACTTTAATTCTTCGATTGATTGCCACCCACGTTAAGCAAAAATCTTCAATCGTTGTAAGTGTTACAGGATATTTACACCAACAACCAACTTAACACGCTCTTGTCAATTTGACACGTTCTGTGCGAGTTTGATTATTTATCTAAAATGTGGCGTATCTCGGTTAGCCGATCGCGACATTAAATGTTGGACAAGCCGTCTTTAAGTGTCTAGCATCCCCCACACAAAGTCAAGAGTCACGCGACCTATCTCTCTTTAAGTACAAATACTTATTTTGTTCGTCCTGAGCAATTTAAACAAAGAACAGTTGATACAGTTCCCACAGCACTCACTAAGTCTATCCTGGGGAATATAGCAACTTTGTCAAATTTTTGTTATATTTCTTAATTGAGGGGTTAAAAAAATGGATTCGGTATTCTCAAAAAGTCTGACTAGGTAGG
This window contains:
- the rpiA gene encoding ribose-5-phosphate isomerase RpiA, whose translation is MAVETDPVKIMKQEVGKTAASRVSSGAIVGLGTGSTTAYAIESLGNRLQSGDLKDIVGVPTSFQAEVLAKQYGIPLTTLDAIDRIDVAIDGADEVDPQKNLIKGGGAAHTREKVVDSLAAEFIVVVDSGKLVDRLGSTFLLPVEVIPMAVTPVMRAIEKLGGKPELRMGIKKAGPVVTDQGNLVIDVKFEAIDNPIELEKTLNNLPGVLENGLFVGVANTILVGEIKDGKPTVREIA
- a CDS encoding RNA recognition motif domain-containing protein, whose amino-acid sequence is MSIRLYVGNLPKEPIERQDLQAVFAEAGDAVSTKVIKDRKTGKCRGFAFVTVPTDEMANELIEKHNGQAFMESTLKIEKALPRAKGKPEATTNTNTSAPSGKGRDRGNNKTKRDRGNHSSSDNHSVQPDPRWADDLAKLKEMLAAQASKS